The segment CACATTCACGAGTAGTTGCCCTTGTTTGTCAGTCCGTAGACTGGATGATCGTCCTTCCAGTTGTCCCAGGCGCTGtccttctgccgctgccgttccTCTACGCCATCGGGACCAAGGCAAGCATCCTCCtcagcctgctgctgctgcctcgcctGAGCCTCGCTCATCTGCCGCTGAACCTCCGCCATCTCCAGCTCGGCGAACTCCTTCAGCGTCATTGTTGGAGCGTTGCGGTCCATCATCAGTTCATTCCGGACCTGCTGACGGTACAGCTCGGTGTTTTTGGCGCCGTTGAAAACgagtgaagaggagacgGCACCCGCCATGGTTACTGCAGGTGCCGTAACGCCGCCCGACTGCACAATGTCGCTGGCGCGCACCTGCTGCGGGTGATCAACCGTCCCAGTCGCCATCATGCCGCCCGGCAGAATCGTGTAGGTGTGCCGACCCAGCGACAGCTCCCCTCGGCGCACGGCGTCCATGGTGTCCTGGTACTGCTTCGAGATGGTGGCCCGCTGCTCTGGGTTTAGTGCCTCGAGCATGCTGAGCTCACGAGAAGATATCTGAAGCTGATGGCAGCCTTCGTAGATAGACCATTTCAGTCGcgccagcgcacgcgcacgcagcgtctcctcctcctcgcctcccGTTTCCTCTAGGGACTCGCCCTCCTCGGCCATCAGCTCCCGCATGCGGCGCCGCTTCGCGCGGAGGTAACTCACTTTGTCATCCTCGGCCTTCAGCGTCGCCCTAAGCGACGCGATGGTTCGAGAGAGTTCAATACGCTGCGACCGCTGATCGGCGCGGTATACGGCATACGTGTCCAGCGTCTTCTTGTCTAGAAGCTGGACGTTCTGCATCCACTCAAAGAAGACCTTGAGCCATGCGTGGGAGCGAGAAAGTGCCTCCTGCCGCGACAAGGatcgcagctcctcctctcgaAGGAAGTGAAAGGTCAAATCGGCAGCTGAGCGCGCAATCGTTTCCGTCGGTTGCGCCTCACTGCCCTGCTCGCTGTGACGCAGCACGTCCTCGCCCTGCATGCGCTCGTATCCCGACCCTGCTTGCCGCTGCGtggtaccgctgctgctttcaCCGCTGTTCCCATCGCGGCTGACCTGGACGCGCTTCATGGGGCCCTGGATGCGCTGGAAGAGGTCCGCCAAAATGTAGGGTGTCCACAGCATCTCCAGCGCTGTGGTGGAGTAGTCGTCGATCTCATCGTTTGGGGAGAAGGCGCCGACGACGGAGAGGTGGCGCCAGAACAGCTCGAACTCGACCACCAATGAGCATATTTGTCCGTTGAGTGTGGCATCTGTGCTGGCGAGAGAAGTGTTGAGAACTTCGGCAGTGTAGGTGTCGCAGAGGCTGGTGAAGTGTCCCTTAACGGTGACGGCGTCGCGCGCTGCATCAGTGCTGCTCGACATTTCGTCTCGATCTTGCGGTCGaagtggcagtggtggatGGCTGTACTGCCTTGCTGCTTCCCGTAGTCGGAGATGGCGACCTGCACGCCGCTGTCGACCCCTTCGATCAGAACgtagagaagcagagagggaaagagaggggtgtTGCCTTTCGATGATTACAAGTTATgtaaacacacacacacacacatacgcataTGCAATCACGCTCACCTTCCTACCGTCCGAAAGCGGCACCACTCTTTTATATTGCCTTTCTTGGCCCACTCGTCTACTGACGTGATACTAGTTTTCTCGTCGATGGATAAACACAAGCGGTGTGAGGAACATTGAAGGAAGAGGTTGAGAGCGAGGGTGTGAAATAAGTGCGTGAGAGGtatgaaggaggagggaagagcaaGAACCGCAGTAGATGTTCGTGTACGACATGGTACGAAACGCCTTGACGGTTGCTTGAGTGCTGATAATGAAGAGATGAATGATACGGTTGGCCATGGAGACGGTGTCCAGTCCTCGCCTGCGTTGGAGACACAGCAGCCGTctcaccgccagcagcaccggcgcatGGCACGCACAAAAACACACTCTTCTTCCCTTGACTTCTCCCTACAACGCCCACCATGCAAGCATGCCTTACAGGACCCCGTGCAGTTTTGGTTAGCACCGCATCACCTCTCCATTTTCTTggctctcccttcctctctaGTGGCGTATGCAAACAGCGCGCGAGAAAGTAGCGCAATCGCCGCGGCCGTGTCGATCACCTAAGAGCTGAAGAACAAACGTTgtctcgccttctctcgAACCCTTCTTGCCGCAGCCCTTGTCGTTGCTGAGATGCATAAGCATGCGTGTAAAAGAGAGGATAAGTGCATATACGTATGCATAAGCGACCGAGGGCCACGGCACAAATAGAGAGAACGGGCGACGCACACTCGCGCCAGCAAGCGAGCGTGAAAAGGGCTGTAGAAGGTGCGAGGCATCAATCTCAACGTGTCAACCCGTGTACCGTGGTCCCGGCCCAGCACGACGACGAAAGGCCAGCTCTACCGTGGGGTGCTCAAGCATCTTCTCCTGCCGATACTGCTCAAACGGGGAAAAGGCCTTTTTTCTGGCTTTGTTGGTGTCCCCCTCCTTTGCAGCTGCCTCGGCCTCGACGTCATCGGCGTCGATTCCCGTGCCAGGGCGCGCCTGCGAGCGCGCTTCCCGCCACCCAGGCACCCTGTCCGACGTGCAGGTCCTCTCCTTGAAGTCGGCCGGTGAGAGTGTCGCTGTCTGCTCGGCGAAACGCGTAGTCCAGGTTTCGGCCAGCTTGCGGTTCTTGCTCACTAgcgcgcagcgacgcagcgaggAGCAGAGTGTGATCTTCATCGCCGTGCGGGAGCCAAATGGGATGGAAGAGCCCGCGTCATGAAGCTCTGCCCACATGGTCTCGCCCATCTCCAGTGCCTCCGCCCGCTCTTCAGGCAGGGCGCTGCGGGAGAGCTGCGCGATGAGGCGACTCTCCGTCTCTACCGTCTGCATGCGCGGCATCTTCTGGTGCAACTGCGACTGCAGCTTGCGGCGCAGCCCCGCAACGCCCTCATCCAGGTTACTCAGTGAAATGCTGTGCTGCAGGCGCGGAGGGGTGCGTCCGCAAATGCCACCCAACACGGCCGCATAGTACCACCGGCATGTGGCTCTCATGGCTCGCCAccggggaggagagggcgcacGATGCAGCCGCTATACTGTTTTGGACCTCAACAACATGAGTAGCAAGATGGCGGTGATGCAAGGGTACCACAtagaaaagggaagaaggtGCAGAATGGAAACGATACTTTGGATAGTCCCGTACTgcgtcatcatcgccgctgctgcagctgtcaACGCTCCGCCgtggccccctcccctcgccccGCCACATCTGGTGCAACGGAGACGAGCGAGgacgcgttttttttttgccctttTTCGACCGCTGGCACCGTGGTGAGAGAAGCAGCATTACGTGTCGAGTCCCACACGGCACAGTACAGCAACACTCACGAAGCTGGTGAAGAGGAGGTACCAGCAGGAGCTGCCGCTGATTtctttgcgtgtgtgtgcgtgtgcgtttgtgtgtgtgtgtgtgtgtgacgctCCCAAATCCCGGACAAGGGCAACGGTGACGGCGTAGTTCCCCACACCCCATCCTCATCACTGAGCCAACAAAAGGACGCGAGTACGGGGATGTCTGCGGAGTTGAGTAAAAGTGCAGTCTTACGAAGAAGAAGTGGGAAAGGGGACGGTGCCTCACATGTAAAAGGGAAGATGGAAAAGTACGGAGACACCAAAATGAAGTTGTACCGCCCATCAACGGCACGGGCTATTCTGCGCAAACGCACTGAAGCACACCACAGGCACTGAGTCGCTCGCTAAGGCAGTAGAGCAAACACCAAGAGAGGGGAAACGAGAGACAACAACGAAAAATAAAACACGAAAAAGCAGCGAGGGTTTGGACGCAAACGCAGCGTCCTTAATTATTCGATGAAAAGTTTATGACACAACACAGGCAAGCAGACACGGGCAGACAGACTAGCAAAGACGAAGCATCGCAAGCGCGCGAGTGGGGCGAATAAATTCGGTCTCAGATCAGTTGTTCGCCAAGTCGTGgtcctgcacctccgcctcatCCGCCACCTGCAGTGTCTCATCCAGCACGCTGCACAGGTTGCTCACGTACCCCACCTCCTCAATGTCCACCGGGCGAAAGGTCACCAGGTTGAAGTCTGTAAGCAGCGCCCCAACTTGACGCGACATGGCACGGAAGCGTGGAGGCAGCCTTGAGAGGTCCATGTAGTCAAAGTCGCACATACAGAAGTGCTCCAGTACGCCGTTCTCCTTGAACTCTTTGCTCAGCAAGTCGCACTTGGTGAGCACGTTGATGAAGGGGCAGTCGAAGCAGACCATGCTGGACAGCGAAAACATGCAGCCCGCAATGAATTTGCCGCTGTCCGCAGTCGTGGCGAGTGCATCAAGCAGATAGAGCACCGTCGTATAGTAGCCCTCCTgttggaggaggcgcacaaaGGCGGGAACGGCCGGCTGGTTCgacagcacctccacctgcCCTGGCATGTCCACAATAATGAAATCCTCAGCGTAGTCACCGAGCTGCTGTGACACCCATGTGGCACCCGCCGTGACGAGGTACTCCATACAGAAGACAAGGCCGCCGTTCGGGCCCAGTCCTTTTCCCTCCATCGCGTCCTCGAGCGAGATGAGGTCGCGAATGTCCATGGACGGCTCATATGGCAACGAGTCCGCCGCGGGGTCCATGTTAGCGATATGTGTAGAGCGGCCCATTGTGGCGTAGTGCTCGGCTAGCACACCGCACAGAGTGCTCTTGCCAGACCCGGCTGGTCCGATTACAATGACGGCGTACTTGCCCATTCGTCCGTATGCTCAGTGTGGAGATCGACTGAGGTGTATtcgtgtgtggggtgggNNNNNNNNNNNNNNNNNNNNNNNNNNNNNNNNNNNNNNNNNNNNNNNNNNNNNNNNNNNNNNNNNNNNNNNNNNNNNNNNNNNNNNNNNNNNNNNNNNNNGGCAGCGGTACGCTAACACGCGACAAGATATTTCCTAAAATAAAAAAGCGTAGCCAGGATGAATTGCTACGGAGGAATTTTGTCTGCATATATGTGcatgtctgtctctctgtgttacCAGGAAAACGCGTGCAGCGGCACCCAACGCCTACTTGGCATACACGCGCATGAAAAACAAACAGAACCGACACAGAAACtcacggagagagaaaacgaggcGTTCCAATGGTCCACGTGACTGAGAAAGGTACCCCACGTGTTGTGCGTGCCCGTGCGTCGTTTAGTGGGTCGATGCATATCCGTGCATTGTCCGAGCTGGGGGCTTCGGATgtacccccttcccccctgtTGATTGCGCGTTCGACCCCTCCCCACTGCCTACAAATAGGCGAAAtacaacaaaaagaaaaagaggaaaacaaaaacagcagcgccacattTCAGTTGGATCGGCGCCGCTTCCGCGCTTACGACTCCCTCCCGTGGTGGCCTAAAGTCAGTCCCCTctgcgagggagagagagagagagagagacagacacacacacacacacacagactcACACAGAGACTCACACACAGACTCACGATGGCACGCCCATAACGCACAAAGCagccccgctgccgctcactCCGCGCCCCTCCTTTCTTGACATCGCtgccgaaaaaaaaataaacgttttttttttgaggtTTTTTATAGGTTTCGCTCAAAAATGGAATGTGATGGGGAACAAGTCCACACACctctgcacgcacgcagacggCCACGACTCATCGAGGCCTCTGTTgcgccacggctgccgtCAAGGCATTGGGCCCGCCAGCACCGTTTGGCGTCTTTCTGCCCCATTGCCGCTCCACAGCACCCAGCGCAGGACTACGCCCGacatcaccgcagcgccgcagaggcagagaaaagcgGTAGGCCGatgcgtatgtgcgtgtgtgggagtCGTCGACACGATGCTTAGTAAGATGGTAAGAGTGCTGTAATGACCGCCACTCTCttcggcgcagcaccagcccaGACCCGTCCTGCCGGCGCCAAGAGTCCGCACAGCCGTATACCCGAGGGGCAGGCGGCAGGCCGCCTAGCTTCCCCTACACACAGAAAGCGAGTGTTGGGCCCTGAGATACTGCGCGTACTGAGATGGTTGACCATCATCAGAGACTCAGCGTTttggaagaagagaaacaacgagagagaagacgagaagtCGGTACAGCGtgagagaagaaacgaaaacaaaacaggAGAAGCATGAACGAAGGAGATCGGTGATCAAAGGAGCTCAGATAAATCAAAGacgagcgaggaggagaagcaacgCGCAAAGGAGCCCGTCGGCGTCGCACACCGCACGGGAAGGCGGGAGGATGACAAATTTTGTTACCAAACGTAATGCACTCTGCattgcgcttctcttttaCCCTTCACTTTGGGGTTGGTGGCCTTCCAACGGCGTTGAAAGGAaaaatagaaaaaaaaaatggaatggtgggggaaaaggggaagaggggaggagaggggggggggcacagaACAACAGCAAACAGGCGAGACATGAAGACcaacaacacacgcacgcacgcagagagaacCACAACAGGGAACTAtaaggaagaaaaaaggatAGAATCCACAGAAAAGGAAATGAAGACCACGCAAACGCTCtgcgtacgtgcgtgtgcgttactgtatgtttgtgtgtgtgtgtgtgtggggggggggggggggtgcgcgcGCCTAGCCAACAGCAGATGTGTGGGCGGGTATCAGCAACGGTtggagagagaacaaagaactcccgcacagacacaccgcAGTCACTAGCACTTCTATCGCATATGCAGGCAcgcaaaaaagagagaggaaaagcgcACCGAATGCAGTGCAGGCATCATCGCGAGGGAGGCAgcgaggggaaggaaagaaacagcgtaagcacacacacaacaaacgtgcacgtgtgtgaaCGGAGAcctcccacccccacctcgcACGGCCCTGgcagggaggaaaagaggtgAATGAAGTGCAGATAGGGATGGAGacgaaaggaagagaggcgcaaACACTGCTCGCTCCCTCCTCACGGCTTGACGATAGGTCCCTTGAGGGCAAAGTGGATCGCCTTCGGCTCCGTGTACAGCTCAATGGCGTCCTTGCCCAGCTCGCGGCCAATGCCGCTCTGCTTGAAGCCGCCAAACGGCATCGTGGCGCAGAAATTGTTCCAGGTGTTCACCCACACCGTGCCGGCGTTGAGGTATGTGGAGTAGCGGAGCGCAGTGTCCATGCTGCGCGTGCAGATGCCGGCAGCCAGTCCGTAGATGGTGTCGTTCGCGCGCTTCACGACCTCATCCATGTCCTTGAACTTCATCACGCAAGTTACGGGGCCGAAGATCTCCTCCTTACAGATCCGCATGTCCTCCTTCACGTCTGCAAAGATGGTCGGTTGCACGAAGTAGCCCGTGTCACCGATCTTCTTGCCGCCAgtcaccaccgtcgcgcCAGCCTTCACGCCGTCGTCGATGTACCCGAGTacgcgctcctgctgcttcttcgAGACCAGCGGGCCCATGTTGTTCGCCGTGTTGTTTCCTGGTCCCACCTTGCACGCCTCTGCATTCCTGCGCAGGCACGACACAAACTGGTCATACACCGATTCGTGCACGTAAATCCGTGACGACGCCGTGCACACCTGGCCCGTGTTGAAGTAGACGCCAGTGGTggccacctgcgccgcctcctccacatcgGCGTCCTCGCACACGATCAGCGCAGACTTGCCGCCAAGCTCCAGTGACACCTTCTTCAGGTTGGTCTCCGCCGCCATCCGCATCACCTCTCGGCCAACAGCGGTCGAGCCGGTGAAGGCAACCTTATCCACGTCCATGTGACGCGCAATCTCCGCACCGGCAGTCGCGCCGAAGCCTGGCAGGATGTTCAGCACGCCGTCCGGGAAGCCAGCCTCCATCACCATCTCGCCAAGCCGCAGCGCGCTCAGTGGCGTCTGCTCCGCGGGCTTTAGCACAACCGCGTTGCCCAAAGCAAGCGCAGGGCTGAGCTTGAAGGCAGCCATCAGTAGCGGGAAGTTCCACGGGATGATCTGGCCGCACACGCCGATTGGCTGGCGCTTCACGACACCAAGGAAGTTGCcggagcgcggcggcacgctGCCATCCACCTTGTCCGCGAACCCAGCGCAGTACCGAAAGCACTCGACAGAAAGTGCCACGTCCACGTTCAGCGCTACTTCGTACGGCTTGCCGTTGTCCAGGCTCTCCAGTGCAGCCATCTCCTTGCCGTTCTTCTCCAGGATGTCTGCCAGACGCAACATCAGATTGCGGCGCCAGTGGCAGTCGGTCGTACGGAAAGACTCGAAGGCATGGCGGGCAGCCTTCACCGCAAGGTCCACATCCGCCTTCCCGGCCTCCGCAACGGTCGCGATCACCTTCTCGTTTGCGGGGTTCACAACCTCAAACGTCTTACCAGACATGGCTGACACGAACTTGCCGTTGATCAGCAGCTTGTCTTGAATGTGCGTGACCTTGGGGGCCACCTCCAGGCGAGTGAGGGTCGCGCGCAGCATTGCtcaaggagaggagggagaagatggagaagaggggggggagccacaaagaagagaagactatagggaaaagaaagagaataTCAGTGCCGTGTCGCGTGAGAGACGGCGAAGGAGGCCGGAAGTACGCACGCAaagtggaggtggagggatGTGAAATAACTATGGGGTGGTATGCAAGCATACGTGAAGGTGCACGGTCTGCCGTGGGTATGGGAGGGCGGGGGTAGGCGagtggagaggaagagatgcTGAGAGATGAAGAGCCAACGAAGTCGTGCACGCCAACTAACAAGAGTCGCGTCCGCATCGGATGCAGAGCATCACagtgaaagaggaaggggaccAGGCGAGAAGGACTGAGAGGCACAAcagcacatgcacacacgagAGCAAGTTCATGTGTGTCTA is part of the Leishmania braziliensis MHOM/BR/75/M2904 complete genome, chromosome 25 genome and harbors:
- a CDS encoding aldehyde dehydrogenase, mitochondrial precursor, which encodes MLRATLTRLEVAPKVTHIQDKLLINGKFVSAMSGKTFEVVNPANEKVIATVAEAGKADVDLAVKAARHAFESFRTTDCHWRRNLMLRLADILEKNGKEMAALESLDNGKPYEVALNVDVALSVECFRYCAGFADKVDGSVPPRSGNFLGVVKRQPIGVCGQIIPWNFPLLMAAFKLSPALALGNAVVLKPAEQTPLSALRLGEMVMEAGFPDGVLNILPGFGATAGAEIARHMDVDKVAFTGSTAVGREVMRMAAETNLKKVSLELGGKSALIVCEDADVEEAAQVATTGVYFNTGQVCTASSRIYVHESVYDQFVSCLRRNAEACKVGPGNNTANNMGPLVSKKQQERVLGYIDDGVKAGATVVTGGKKIGDTGYFVQPTIFADVKEDMRICKEEIFGPVTCVMKFKDMDEVVKRANDTIYGLAAGICTRSMDTALRYSTYLNAGTVWVNTWNNFCATMPFGGFKQSGIGRELGKDAIELYTEPKAIHFALKGPIVKP